A region from the Ammospiza nelsoni isolate bAmmNel1 chromosome 1, bAmmNel1.pri, whole genome shotgun sequence genome encodes:
- the LOC132070387 gene encoding collagen alpha-1(I) chain-like, which yields MQGAAVGRTRRLSAVGKSPSRRWGPAELSRESPRDLRSRPGPSGQRGREGDGAAPPPGGAVPPRDESRAPALPRFPPGIAPHGAAAAPAPPVERSCRELPLTERPQRSGAAGLCRAGSGAAAAVLSAAGARHR from the coding sequence AtgcaaggagctgctgtggggaggacAAGGCGGCTTTCCGCGGTGGGAAAGAGCCCTTCCCGGCGCTGGGGGCCGGCAGAGCTGTCCCGGGAGTCGCCCCGGGATCTCCGCTCCCGCCCGGGCCCCTCAGGGCAGAGGGGGCGGGAGGGCGATGGCGCCGCGccgccgccagggggcgctgtgCCGCCTCGGGATGAGAGCCGCGCTCCCGCCCTGCCGCGCTTCCCTCCGGGAATTGCCCCTCACGGAGCGGCCGCAGCGCCGGCACCGCCGGTGGAGCGGAGCTGCCGGGAATTGCCCCTCACGGAGCGGCCGCAGCGGAGTGGAGCTGCCGGGCTGTGCCGCGCTGGTTCTGGCGCTGCCGCTGCTGTGCTGAGTGCGGCGGGTGCTCGGCACCGGTGA